The genomic segment CGATGGCCGTCCGGTACGAGGACGTGCGCGCACTGCTGGCCTCACCCACGTCCAGCCGTAATCTGCGCCTTCCCGGGCTGCCGCGCTTCGTGAGCGGCGTCGGCATCGACGACGACCCGGACGCGCTCATCAACCAGGATCCGCCGGAGCACACGCGCTACCGCCGGATCATGCACGGCACCTTCACCCCGCGCCGGATCGAACCGTGGCGCCCCCGCATCGCGCGGATCGCCCGGGACCTCCTCGACGGCCTGGGCGACGACTTCGACGTGGTCGGGGGATGCGCGCTGCGACTGCCGGCCAATGTCATCTGCGCGATGCTCGGGGTGCCGATGGACCACTACGCGCAGTTCGTCCGGTGGACGGACATGTTCCTGACCACGTCCACGGCCACCGAGCAGGCGCGTCACGAGGGCTACACCGACTTCATGGCCTACGCCGCCGAACTGGTCGCCCAGCATCGCCTCGAACCGGGCGAGGACCTCATCGACCTGCTCATCCAGGCCAGGGACGCCGATGACCGGCTGTCGGAGGGCGAGCTCGTCAACACCGTCTTCTCCCTCATCACGGCCGGGTACGAGACGACCGCCTCGATGATCGCCCGTGGTGTGTTCCGGTTGCTCCTCCACCGCGACCAGTGGGACGAGCTGGTCGCGGATCCGGCCCTGACGGCCACCGCCGTCGAGGAGATCCTGCGCTTCGACGGGCCGCCCGCCAGCGCGTTCATGCGCCGCATCACGGAGGACACCGAGCTGTCCGGCGGCTCGCTGAGCGCGGGGACGGTCGTCATGCCGAACCTGAACGCGGCCAACCACGATCCGCAGGCGTTTCCCGAGCCCGGCCGGTTCGACATCCACCGTTTCACCGGCCATCCGCCCAACCCGCATGTGGCGTTCGGTTACGGCCCGCACCGCTGCCTGGCCGCCAGCCTCGCCAGGGTCGAGCTCACCGAGGCGATCAGAGCCCTGGTCATCCGGCGGCCCGCCCTCCGCCTGGCCACCTCACCCGAGTCGGTGGCATGGACAGACGGCCTTGTCCTGCGGCCCGTCGCCCTGCACGTCACCTCGGCGGGATGACGCCCACGGATCGATGACGCGGGACAAGCGGAGTGCAAGTCCGCATCAAACGGGACGCACCAGTATGGACGCCATGGACAAGGACGTCTCGCATTATCTCGGCGAGCTGCTCATTTGGGAGATCGAGGATTACCTGCGCGCGCGTACGGCACGCCCGGAGCGGGCGCGGGTGGCCCGCATCACGGTGCCCAGCCGGTCGGCGGCGGAGGCGGTCGCCGCGGACCTGGAGGCGGGCGGCAGCTTCTACGCCGCGGCGCGGCGTGCGCTCGCACAAGGCGTGGCCCTGCCGGACGACCTGTTCGGCGTGGTGACCCGGGATGAGCACCCGGAGGTGTTCGAGGCCGTGCCGGGCACCACGCTGCCGCCCAAACCCGAAGGCGGGCACTTCCTCATCATCCGCCTCGTCGCCTTCGAGTCCTGACCGCCGCCGGTACGGCTACCGCATGCCGGCGGTCGTGACCTCCCTGTCGGTGATCCTGGTCGCGCCCTCCTCGCGCGCACAGTGCGCGCAGCAGAACCAGCGGCCGTCGTACTCGGCGCCGTGGCCCACGATCCGGCACCCGCAGTGCTCGCACACGGGTGCCATCCGGGTGATGGCGCACTCGAAGCTGTCGAACACGTGCACCGCGCCCTGGCTGTGCACCTCGAAGGCCATGTCGTAGTCGTTGCCGCAGACTTCACAGGTAGCCATGGTTTCCCCCCGTCGACTCGCGGTCGAGGGGGGAAGTACCCGCCCAATCCTGGACGAACACCGCCTCATAGTGCGTCGAGCAGGGCTTTGGCCACGGACTTGGCCCCGTCCTCGGCCTCCTTCGGGTCCATCAGCACGGAATCGGGCGCGTTGATCGGTGTGTTCTCCGGCCGGTCGCTGCCGGACAGCAGCACCCAGATGACGTTCTTGCCGTCCAGCGCGTAGATCTCGTAGCGGTTGCCCTGGGCCGTGTCGGTGCGCTGCCGGATCGCCTGGCCGAACGCCTCCTGCCCGAAACCGGTCAGTTTCTCGACCTTGCCCCACCGGATGCCGCCGATCTCGCTGCTCGCCGTGAACTTGGTCTTCGAACGCTGGTCGATGAGGTAATAACGAGCGGATTCGGCGTCCCAGAAGCTGTGGACGGCGACACGGAGGTTCCGCCAGCGGACCTTGCCGCCGCCGAGCGGCAGCTTGTCGTTCCACCACTGGCACTGGGTGACGGTCGAGTTGCCCTCCTTGCCCCGCACGGCCGCGCCCTCGGTCTTCGGCACCAGGGTGGCGGCCAGCGACTCGAGGCTCACGCAGGCCTTCGGCAGCGGGATCCGGGTGGGCGAGGGCGACGGCGTCGGGCTCGGCTTCGGGCGCGCGTGGTACGGCAGCGGCTTGCCGTCCCGCCAGGCGGCCACCGATCGCGCTACCTGCGTCAGAAGGCCCTTCACCTCGCGCAGGGCGTTCTCCTCGGTGATCGACTGGGTGGTCTCGTTGGAGAAGAGGTCCGCCTCCTTCTTCTTCTGGCTCGCCTCGTACTTCACCTGGAAGACCACGTCGCCGATCCGCCCGACTCCCTGGCCGAAGGAGTACCAGTACTTGTCGCTCTCCCGCGTCCAGTGGTACTGCGCGGCCGCCTGCTCGCCGATCCCCGGGTACTCCTTGGCCGCCGAGTAGTAACGCTCCTTGTTCGAGATGGTCGCCTGGTACTTGTACTGCCTGAGCTCGCCGTCGTACTGGATCCGCGCCGACTTCTCCGCGGTGGTCGTTCCGATCGCCTCGTACTTGGACACGTGCACCGTGATCTCGCGGCTACGGGTGACGTCCTTGTAGGAGATGTCCCGGTTGACCCAGCCACAGGTGTAGCGGACATAGCTGACGATGCTGTCGCTCCGGTTGTCGTTCGTCGAGGAGTCGACCTTGGCCTGCGGCACGAGGCGCTCGGCGTCGTCCGGATCGAGCATGGCGCACACGTCGGCGCCGGCCGCCTGCGGGACGGCCGACGCCGACTTCGCGGCCTGCGACGGCGCCGGCGAACCCGCCGCGCCGGGCGTCGTCCCCGTCTGGCGTATCGACATGAACGCGAACGTGCCCCCGGCCACCGCCAGTACGGCGACGACCGCCGTCACCGGCAGCACCCATCCCCGCCGCGCCGGGGCGGACGGCTGGGTCGGCATCTGCCACAGCTCCGGCGGGGGCGGCGTCGCGGGCTGCCAGCCCTGCCCCTGCCGCGCGTCCTGACCGCTCTGGCCGGGGTACGGGCTCGAGTAGGGGCCGGAGTACTGACCGGGCTGCGCCTGCGGTCCGGATGGCGGTGTGGACTGCGGGCTGGACTGCGGAGCGGCCTGCCCGCCCGGCGTGCCCGGGTACCCGGCAGGCTGCTGTCCCGGGTACGGACCGGGCTGCTGCCCGGGGTACGGACCGGGCTGAGGACCGGGGTACGGACCGGGCTGAGGACCGGGGTACGGACCGGGCTGAGGACCGGGGTACGGTCCGGGCGGCGACGGCGGACCGGCCTGGGCACCGGCCTGGGCACCGGGGTACCCGCCGAAGCCGGGCTGCGGGGCGGGCTGCCCCCCGGGCACGGCACCCGGATATCCGCCGGGCTGAGACTGCGGACCATACGGAGCACCGGGCTGAGCGCCGGGCTGTTGCTGACCGTACGAGGCACCGGGCTGGGCACCCGGCGGCGGACCATACGGAGCGCCCGGCTGGGCACCGGGCTGTTGCTGACCGTACGGAGCGCCCGGCTGGGCACCGTGCTGTTGCTGACCGTATGGGACGCCAGGTTGGGCACCCGGCTGTTGCCGACCGTAGGGGGCACCCTGCTGGGCACCGGGTTGAGCACCGGGGGGCGGGCCGTACGGGGGCGGGTACGGCGGCACGCCCTGCCGGGGGCGGTCCTGGGGAGGGGGCCCGCCGGGCTCGACGGGTGCGTCGTCACCGCTGGTCATATCGTCTCCTACGGTCGGGAGGTCACCCGAGCCCGATGCCGACGAGTTCGGCGGCGCGCTCGGCGGTGTGCCGGTCGGCCGGGGTGACCGAGGGGTCACCGGCACGCCGATAGGCGACCTCGACGATGAGATTGCTGAGGCGGAACCAGACCGTGGCCCCGGTGGCACCGGTGGCGGGGTCGGAGGAGTCACAGGTGAAGGCCTCGTCGGCGATCCCGGGCCGGTCGCGCGCCGCGGCGCACTGGGCGGCCCGGGTGGCCCGCTCCGCCGCGAGGTCGCGGGAGGCCGCCGCCTCGTCCTCCCCTTCGGCGGGCAGCCGGTAGGTCACCGTGATCGCCCCTTCACGGCCGGTGGTGTGCTCTTTCCACTCGCACCGCCCCTCGGCGGCGGGTTCCCCGCGTGGCGCGGCGCCGATGAGGTCGCGGATCTGGGCCTCGGTCAGGCTGCGGCAGGCGTCCGGGAGCGCGGCGAACCGCGCGGAGCCGTCCCGCCCCCCGGACACCAGCAGCCAGGCGCCCAGGCCCGCCGCCAGGCCGGCGACGACGACCAGGGCCGCCACGGCGACGAGCCGCCACGTCCGCGCGGGCCGTGCGGCGGGCACCGGCGGCGCGGCGGCGGCCTGCAGCGCCTGCCGTACGACGTCGGGCGGCGGACGCCGCGCCGGGTCCTTGTCGAGCAGCGCGAGCACGATCCACGCGAGCACCCGCGAGGCCCGGGTCACCGGCCGGGGCTCGTGGAGCAGAACGGCGGCGACGAGCGCGGCGGCCATGTTCCGGTGGAAGGGCGGCTCCCCCTCGACGGCGGTGTAGAGCGTGGCGCCCAGCGACCACAGGTCGGAGGGCGGGCCGTCGGGCTCGTCCCGGAACCGTTCCGGGGCCATGTAGTTGGGCGACCCCGCCGAGCTCTGCCAGGAGCCGCCGGCGCCGCCCACGGGCGCGGCGATGCCGAAGTCGGTGAGCAGGGCGCGGCCGTCCGGCCCGATGAGCACGTTGGCCGGCTTCACGTCGCGGTGCAGGATGCCCCGGGAGTGGGCCGCCTCCAGCGCGTCGAGCACGGCCAGGCCGATCTCGGCCACCCGCTCGGAGGGAAGCGGCCCGTCCTCTCGGATGATCTTGTCGAGGGAGCGGCCCGGCACCAGGTCCATGACGATCCACGGCTGCCCGGCGTGCCCGACGACGTCGTGGACCGTCACGATGGCCGGGTGGGTGAGCCGCCCGGCCGCCCGGGCCTCCTCGACGGCCCTGCCGAGAAAACCGGCGCGCTCCCGGTCGTCCAGACCGGGCGGGACGCGCACCTGCTTGATCGCCACCTCCCGGCGCAGCAGTTCGTCGTGGGCACGCCAGACCGTGCCGCCGCCGCCCTCACCCAGCGGTTCGGCGAGCCGGTACCGTCCGGCGAGCAGATCCACGGCTAGGCCAGCCCCCTCAGGCCCTCGGCCGCCGACGCCGCCGCCGCGACCGCCCGGTCGCGCAGGTCGGCGGGCGACTTCGCGTCGAGGTCGGCGTACTGGAGCCGGGCCACGAGGTCGCCGAGCCTGAAGTACACGACCGTGGCCTGCGCCTTACCCTCCGGCGTGGTGAGGTCCACCGCGAACGCCTCGTCGGCCGCCTCCGGCACGTCCCTGGCGGCCGACTCGATGGCCTGGCTCCTGCGGTCGAGGCCGATCTCGTACCAGATCCAGTCGCGGTCACGCGGACCCGACGCGTACTGCCTGCGCAGCCCCTCCAGGAGCGTGTGCGCGGCGGCCGTGTCGAGCGCCCACGGCTCGGGGGTGTCGGAGTCGGTCTCCGCGCTCAGCGCGATGCCGGCGCCCGTCACGGCCCACTGGCAGCTCGCCTCCCCCGGCCGCGCCTGCGCCGGGGCGCCCAGGATGCGCCGCACCTGGCCGGCCGACAGCGACCGGCACAGGTCCACGGCACGCTCGAAAGCCGGTGAGACCCGGCGGGTGGAATCGCCCGGCGGCTCACTCCTCAGCAGCTGCGCCGTCAGGGGAACCGCGGCGGCCACCACGACGGCGGCCGCGGCG from the Microbispora sp. ZYX-F-249 genome contains:
- a CDS encoding cytochrome P450; translated protein: MPDVVPGPLATPPPEFARRRESGPLEPATMPSGDRVPMAVRYEDVRALLASPTSSRNLRLPGLPRFVSGVGIDDDPDALINQDPPEHTRYRRIMHGTFTPRRIEPWRPRIARIARDLLDGLGDDFDVVGGCALRLPANVICAMLGVPMDHYAQFVRWTDMFLTTSTATEQARHEGYTDFMAYAAELVAQHRLEPGEDLIDLLIQARDADDRLSEGELVNTVFSLITAGYETTASMIARGVFRLLLHRDQWDELVADPALTATAVEEILRFDGPPASAFMRRITEDTELSGGSLSAGTVVMPNLNAANHDPQAFPEPGRFDIHRFTGHPPNPHVAFGYGPHRCLAASLARVELTEAIRALVIRRPALRLATSPESVAWTDGLVLRPVALHVTSAG
- a CDS encoding serine/threonine-protein kinase, with the translated sequence MDLLAGRYRLAEPLGEGGGGTVWRAHDELLRREVAIKQVRVPPGLDDRERAGFLGRAVEEARAAGRLTHPAIVTVHDVVGHAGQPWIVMDLVPGRSLDKIIREDGPLPSERVAEIGLAVLDALEAAHSRGILHRDVKPANVLIGPDGRALLTDFGIAAPVGGAGGSWQSSAGSPNYMAPERFRDEPDGPPSDLWSLGATLYTAVEGEPPFHRNMAAALVAAVLLHEPRPVTRASRVLAWIVLALLDKDPARRPPPDVVRQALQAAAAPPVPAARPARTWRLVAVAALVVVAGLAAGLGAWLLVSGGRDGSARFAALPDACRSLTEAQIRDLIGAAPRGEPAAEGRCEWKEHTTGREGAITVTYRLPAEGEDEAAASRDLAAERATRAAQCAAARDRPGIADEAFTCDSSDPATGATGATVWFRLSNLIVEVAYRRAGDPSVTPADRHTAERAAELVGIGLG